CCCGGATCTTGTGGAGGTGGCGAAGAGTCACGGGATGACACCTGGAGAACTCGTTCAGCGCCATACCGCACCGGTCTATACGGTCGGGATGATGGGGTTTACCCCGGGCTTTGCCTATTTGATGGGGCTGGACCCGGAACTGGCGACGCCCAGGCGGGCTAATCCCCGGACGAATGTTCTGCCAGGAGCGGTTGGGATTGCCGGCGCGCAGACTGGCGTTTATCCCCTGGAGTCACCTGGCGGCTGGCAGTTGATTGGCCGGACCGAGCAAGTGCTGTTCAATCCGAATCAGGAACCCCATTTCCTGCTTTCACCCGGCGATGAGGTCCACTTTGTGGTGGCCGATGGGAGTGAAGTCCAATGACTCTGCTGGTTGAGCAAGCGGCTCTGATGATGACCGTGCAGGATTTGGGACGGTTCCAGTACCAACGGTACGGCCTGCCCGAATCCGGCCCGATGGATCACTGGGCTCAACGAACTGCCAACCGGCTGGTTGGAAATGTCATGGAAGCGGCTTGTTTGGAGATTGGCTTTTCAAGTGCGTCATTTATGCCTGAGGTGGATACCCTTCTGGCAGTGACCGGTGTAGGGTTCAAGCTGACCGTGAACAATCGCCCGTTACCACTCTGGATGAACTTTCGGGTTCGAGCGGGAGATCGGATTGGACTGGAAAAGATTGGCGGAGGCAATTGGGCTTACCTGGCAGTTGCTGGTGGCGTGCTGACACCGAGTTGGCTGGGTTCCCGCAGCACCTATGCCCTGGGCGGCCTGGGGACGCCTATAAGGGTCGGTGAGCGGATTCCTGTGGGTGTTTCTGAGAGTTTGGACGATTCATTTGCCATTTGCTCTTTGCGTGAGGAAGCCCGTCCTCAATATCAAGTAGAAGAGACCAAGCTGCGTGTCGTCCCTGGGCCGCATCAGTCTCGTTTTACTGAGGAAGCGCTCGAATGGTTTACCAGTTCAGGGTACACGCTCAGTGCCCGCTCTGACCGGATGGGGTACCGCTTGAGCGGCGAGCCGCTGGAGCACAAAGAGGGGGCTGACCTGATCTCTCAGGGGATGGTGCTGGGAGAGGTTCAGGTGCCGGGGGACGGGCAGCCGATTGTGATGATGCCCGATCATCCCACAACCGGTGGCTATACCTGCATTGCCACCATCATTCAGGCGGATTTACCGCTCCTGGCCCAGGCGGAACCCGAGCGAACGGAAATTAATTTTGAGTGGATAGATGTGGCGGCTGCCCAAGGTATATACTGGCAGATGGTTGAGAAGATGAAGAGCGGCATTCAAACCGAGGAGGCGGAATGGCTGTACCTTTGACAATTGACCTGAATTGTGACCTGGGGGAGAGCTTTGGACGATATAAGCTTGGTGATGACGCTGCCATAATGCAGTGGATCACGTCAGCCAATGTGGCCTGTGGTTACCATGCCGGCGATCCTCAGGTGATGGCGGAGACTGTGGCACTTGCTGCGAAGCATCAGGTGGCTATTGGTGCACATCCGGGTTACCCGGACCTGCAGGGCTTTGGACGGCGTCAGATGGCTTTATCCTCGGAAGAGGTGCGGGGGATCATTCTATACCAGTTGGGAGCCCTTTATGGCTTTACGCAGGCTGCGGGAGTGCCATTGGTGCATGTCAAGCCGCATGGCGCGCTCTATAACTTTGCCGCGCGGGATCGGGCGACCGCAGAGGCCATTGCCGGGGCAGTGGCGGCCTTTGACCCTGGTTTGATCCTGGTCGGCCTGGCTGGATCTCTATTGATTGAGGCGGGAAAACAGGCTGGGCTGCAGGTGGCGAATGAAGGCTTCCCGGACAGAGTTTACCTTTCAACCGGGGAATTGATGCCGCGAAATCAACCCGGCGCGGTGATCACGGACCCGGAAGCGGTGGCGGATAGCGCCGTGCAATTGGCTAAAGAGGGGATTAACGTGGCTGGGAAGAAGATCAGCATCGACACCTTGTGCCTGCATGGCGATAATCCGCAAGCGGTCGCCAATGCAAAACACGTCCGTCGGCGATTGGAAGACGCAGGCTTCCAGATCCGTGCACTAAATCATTAGGCATAAGCCTATTTACGAGTGAGTAGATCGTGAGAAATGGGGGAATTATTCAGGTTCTTTGGCTTTCATACAAGTTGTAATACTTTTTATAATATGCGGAAATTACAAAATCCACATCAAACCTTAAACGTTTGCTGTTAGTCCTTTAACAAGTTCTTAAGGACAAAGGAAGGCCCTTCCGTTATACTCTTAGCATCAAGTTGGGCATGAACCCCCAACTTCAGAAAAGAGTTTTTGACTATCTTTTCTCTCCTTTTGGTTTAGAGGCTCCTTCCGAAAACCGTCAGCGGATGACTCACAAGGTCATCCGCTGACGTGTTAATCAGGATTATTTCGTTGAAGTGTTATGCGGGGAATTGATTGATCAGATCCTTGCCCCAGGCCCGGATTTCTTCCCAGTCACGTTTGTCTTCCTTGGGTTGGCTTTGCATTGTCTTGGCAAACATCCCAGTTAATTTATCCGGATCCATGCAGCCGCCGAAAAGTCCCAGGCTGACCGGCTCTTTGAGTTCCAGCAGTGGTTTGGCGAATTCTTTGGTCTTGCTGATGTTCTCTTCGGTTTTCTCACCCATCGTCATGCAGACCAAAAAGTAGGCAGTGGGGCGCTGTTTGAGCGCCTTCTTAAATTTACGGATGAACTTCTTGGTCTTGGGCAGAAGGTTAAAGATCCTAACGGCGGAACCGATGACCACGCCATCATATTCGGAGATATCCCGAATCTCTTCCACGGGGTGAACATCCACCGTCATCCCACTCTGCCGCATTTCCTCCCCAATGACTTCGGCTACTTCCGCAGTGGACCCGGCGGCTGTCCCATAGGCAATCAAGTATTTTTTACTCATCTGAATTTCCTTTTCTGAAGATTGTCGCTTTTATTATTATATATGGGAATGGGGTTATCCAGTTGCACCGTCTTGTTCCTGTGGGATTAGGCTGGAATAAACTTTATGGTTTCTTCTCCTTTTCTTTGAACTTTCTTTACATTTGCGTCGTATAAA
This Chloroflexota bacterium DNA region includes the following protein-coding sequences:
- the pxpB gene encoding 5-oxoprolinase subunit PxpB, which encodes MSIPPEELPRIVPVGEGAVLIELGEVLDSSINQRVFALDEWLTASPLDGLVAQVPGYCSLLISYDPLQLTYSDVTAWLEERLGSCPPASQRQTRRVKIPVRYGGEDGPDLVEVAKSHGMTPGELVQRHTAPVYTVGMMGFTPGFAYLMGLDPELATPRRANPRTNVLPGAVGIAGAQTGVYPLESPGGWQLIGRTEQVLFNPNQEPHFLLSPGDEVHFVVADGSEVQ
- a CDS encoding biotin-dependent carboxyltransferase, which produces MTLLVEQAALMMTVQDLGRFQYQRYGLPESGPMDHWAQRTANRLVGNVMEAACLEIGFSSASFMPEVDTLLAVTGVGFKLTVNNRPLPLWMNFRVRAGDRIGLEKIGGGNWAYLAVAGGVLTPSWLGSRSTYALGGLGTPIRVGERIPVGVSESLDDSFAICSLREEARPQYQVEETKLRVVPGPHQSRFTEEALEWFTSSGYTLSARSDRMGYRLSGEPLEHKEGADLISQGMVLGEVQVPGDGQPIVMMPDHPTTGGYTCIATIIQADLPLLAQAEPERTEINFEWIDVAAAQGIYWQMVEKMKSGIQTEEAEWLYL
- a CDS encoding 5-oxoprolinase subunit PxpA yields the protein MAVPLTIDLNCDLGESFGRYKLGDDAAIMQWITSANVACGYHAGDPQVMAETVALAAKHQVAIGAHPGYPDLQGFGRRQMALSSEEVRGIILYQLGALYGFTQAAGVPLVHVKPHGALYNFAARDRATAEAIAGAVAAFDPGLILVGLAGSLLIEAGKQAGLQVANEGFPDRVYLSTGELMPRNQPGAVITDPEAVADSAVQLAKEGINVAGKKISIDTLCLHGDNPQAVANAKHVRRRLEDAGFQIRALNH
- a CDS encoding flavodoxin domain-containing protein, yielding MSKKYLIAYGTAAGSTAEVAEVIGEEMRQSGMTVDVHPVEEIRDISEYDGVVIGSAVRIFNLLPKTKKFIRKFKKALKQRPTAYFLVCMTMGEKTEENISKTKEFAKPLLELKEPVSLGLFGGCMDPDKLTGMFAKTMQSQPKEDKRDWEEIRAWGKDLINQFPA